AACTGTCTCCTCCCCCACGCTCAGGTCCCCTGCTGCTGGTGAGCCCAGCTACCACCAACCACCACATGGCTCAAAGCCCCACCTGACCCATACGTGTATgacctgacgtgtgtgtgtgatcacagTCAAGGGGAAAACGAAGAAGGCCAAGCGGACGTGTGTTGTGGAGCCTctgcaggaaggggaggaacTGAGTGACACAACAGGCAGGAAGTGGCGGCTGGCGAAGCTGTTGGGTCAGAATGAGCCAGAGCTGATCTacgcaggtcagaggtcaaatagTACTAGTATTAGGAAAGTTCTGGTAATAGCAGGGGTTATGGTTCTTGGAAGTTCAAGGGTCagggtgtttgtgtacatgggtTTGTAGATCTGCTGATGACTCGTCTCTTCTCCATGTGTTCTCCATGTCTCCAGTCCAGCAGACTGGGCCAGGGATCAACCGTGGTGACTGCAGACATGTCCTCAAACTGGTGAGTACAGAGCTGACTATAGAGTGCAGCCAGGTCTGGTGAGTGCAAGGTGCagcttggtctgtgtgtgtcagcattgtTGCTTCACTTATGTCTTTACTACACAGGGGCCTAAAGATGGGAGGATCTTTAATGAGCAGAACTTCCTTCAGAGGGCTGCAAAACCCACATCTGGTGAGGCTCAGGACATGTGCTTTGAAGAGGTTAGGTCTGTTTTCCTGAGGTTACTTCACTAATGATGTTATGTCTCCCCCCAGTGGACAAATGGATGAAGCGCACTAAGATGGACTTCCTTGGGATTCCGTCCTGTGTGGGTTTTGGGCTACATGCAGAaatctacaggtgtgtgtatgagtttgtCTAATGTAGGGGACCTGTGTATATCCAAAGggtctgtatgcatgtgtgtttgatggTGCTGTGTTTCCTCGTAGGTTTCTGATTGTCCCCAGCATGGGCCAGACGCTCCAGGTTGTCCTGAAGGAACAGGGGGGGCTCCTGTCTGAGACAGCAGTGCTGCAGCTGGCCTGTAGAATAGTGAGTACTGGAGCCCTCTCATTGGAGAGGAGCTCTGAAAGGACACTTCAGCATGAGTGTGCCTGCCTGGTAGTGGAGACGAAGAAAGACGTTTTCACTTTGGATAGTCTGCTGTGGCTCTGGTTAGCATTAGCCCCTTGCTGTGGGCAGCGTAAGACATTACAGCATAGCATCCATACACATACAGAGTCGAGTCAATTAACATAAATAATTGTCAAACCAAGTGGGCACTGTAGACATTTATCAAATGTAGAAGCACTGGCATTGAAAATGCCAGTGCTTAATGATTATGTTAGTGTTAATGAAAATGTTAGTCCTTACCTCTCTATTCTGGTATCAGAAGCCATGTTCTAACCCCGGTCTGCTTCGTCTGCCAGCTGGACGTGTTGGAGTTCATCCATGAGAACGAGTATGTCCACGGAGACGTTCAGgcagaaaacatcttcatccagccagcaggacacacacaggttagtgaGGTGGAGTATTAGAGGTATAGTACTGCAGGTATGTTTATTATCTGAAAGGATGATATGcttgagacgtgtttgtgtgtttaggtgtatcTCGCAGGGTACGGCCATGCTTTCAGGTACTGTCCAGGTGGTCGACATGTGGAGTACCGGGAAGGCAGTAGAACACCACATGAGGGCGCCCTGGAGTTTATAAGCCTTGACTCCCACAAAGGAGCAGGTTAGGAGCTAAGCTAACACAATAACATACTCAGAGAGCAAACCCTTATTTTGAGTCTTTTTTTAAAGTGTGTTATTCCATGTGAAGGCCCGTCCCGCCGCAGTGACCTCCAGGCTCTGGGCTACTGCATGCTGCACTGGCTCACCGGGGCGCTGCCCTGGAGCTCCCTCCTAAACACACCCTCCAGTGTGGCCACAGAGAAGCAGAGGTGACACATTATTAGTGATATGCTCAGTGGAACCTTCATTTATACAGGTTTATCATATTGACGCTGGGACCCTAACCCTCTGTGTGACCCTGGGGCCATTAGGTGGACAGAGGACATCCCAGGCCTGATCAGACACTGCTACGGAAAGAAGACTGCCTCCAGTCAGTTCACTATTCCAGCTCATAAAACTTGATGATTGTGCTTTCATTGTGAAGTCAGAATGTATACATGCTGTATGTGTGAACAGGAGCTGTGGAGGCCTACCTGTCAGAGGTAATGGGTCTTCAGTATGAAGCCCAGCCAGACTACCAGGCTCTAAAGGGGGGGCTCACAGCAGCCCTGCAGCTGCATGGTGGGGGGATGCAGCAGCCTCTCCACTTACAGGTGAGAACAAAACACTGGATCACACTGTACTGTGACGCGACTGTGCCCACGGCcataatgtttttgtgtgttcgtTTTCTAGATGAACGCCACCATAACAACCTGATACTTCTTTAGAAGACACACTATGGATTTTTTATCATCTGTTTTTAACCATTAATGTGATTTTTGGAAATGTGTGTGGAAAGTAATGTTTTAATGCAATAGAGGGTGCTGTGGTGGCCCGAATGTTCCCAAAACACTGTTCTGTATCAATCAGCTTGGTTGCTTGAAATAATGGACATTTTATTCCATGCCATTAAAAAGGTTTTAATGAAAAGATGGTTTGTTTCTGTGGTTTTCTTGGGGAAACTGATTACGTTTGGGATGGATAGAGGCTCTGAACTGTTACTGATTACTTATAGAGGATCTTAACAGCAGTACTGATTCATTCTTAAGGCCCTGGTGGAGCATCTTCTACCTGCTAGTTGTCACTGAACCAGAAGTTTCAATACAATAAACACCCCTGGCCTGACGTATGCTGCttgggagggatggagctggCAGGTCCCCCCTACCCTCCAGAGGAGCGCCGAGGCCCAGCTGTGGGATCCTGGGAGGGTCACTGagctccccaccacacacccctctctcgtGGGCTGGGTCCCTCCCTGCCAGAGTGGTTTATGGGAGTAGACTTATTCATTAAcacaactttgtgtgtgtggttttactGATTAGACAGACCCACACCTAGACTATCAGAACCACTGGATTTGAGTTAGATGAGTTGGAGTAGTGCAGCATTGTGTCCACTGGCAGCCCTGCATTTGGAAAGTTATTGTGTAGCTCTTTCTCCATTCAGT
The window above is part of the Osmerus mordax isolate fOsmMor3 chromosome 13, fOsmMor3.pri, whole genome shotgun sequence genome. Proteins encoded here:
- the LOC136955829 gene encoding serine/threonine-protein kinase VRK3-like isoform X1, which codes for MLLHFCPQCGSKLQPGFRFCPSCGEKLPALVDPPVEAATSGVSQITVSGFTATASINPPATSEQYCTFGEGLVYSAPSPVSTRQALRRTRKSTPPGQVEDAASVVDTPPRIASPRQTDQSPKPVLTLRKRRAVTPPLNPTREDPPTVSSPTLRSPAAVKGKTKKAKRTCVVEPLQEGEELSDTTGRKWRLAKLLGQNEPELIYAVQQTGPGINRGDCRHVLKLGPKDGRIFNEQNFLQRAAKPTSVDKWMKRTKMDFLGIPSCVGFGLHAEIYRFLIVPSMGQTLQVVLKEQGGLLSETAVLQLACRILDVLEFIHENEYVHGDVQAENIFIQPAGHTQVYLAGYGHAFRYCPGGRHVEYREGSRTPHEGALEFISLDSHKGAGPSRRSDLQALGYCMLHWLTGALPWSSLLNTPSSVATEKQRWTEDIPGLIRHCYGKKTASRAVEAYLSEVMGLQYEAQPDYQALKGGLTAALQLHGGGMQQPLHLQMNATITT
- the LOC136955829 gene encoding serine/threonine-protein kinase VRK3-like isoform X2, whose amino-acid sequence is MLLHFCPQCGSKLQPGFRFCPSCGEKLPALVDPPVEAATSGVSQITVSGFTATASINPPATSEQYCLVYSAPSPVSTRQALRRTRKSTPPGQVEDAASVVDTPPRIASPRQTDQSPKPVLTLRKRRAVTPPLNPTREDPPTVSSPTLRSPAAVKGKTKKAKRTCVVEPLQEGEELSDTTGRKWRLAKLLGQNEPELIYAVQQTGPGINRGDCRHVLKLGPKDGRIFNEQNFLQRAAKPTSVDKWMKRTKMDFLGIPSCVGFGLHAEIYRFLIVPSMGQTLQVVLKEQGGLLSETAVLQLACRILDVLEFIHENEYVHGDVQAENIFIQPAGHTQVYLAGYGHAFRYCPGGRHVEYREGSRTPHEGALEFISLDSHKGAGPSRRSDLQALGYCMLHWLTGALPWSSLLNTPSSVATEKQRWTEDIPGLIRHCYGKKTASRAVEAYLSEVMGLQYEAQPDYQALKGGLTAALQLHGGGMQQPLHLQMNATITT